The segment GATGGACGATCCGGGCATGGGGCTGGATCTGGCTGACTTCCGCGGCCTCGGCCTCACCGACACGGTCGTCATCCCGCACGCCGACGGCCAGTTGCCGCCGTACCCGTCGGAACTGATCGACCGCACTCTCAACGAGTACGGCGACCGCTTCACCCTCCTGCCGCTCTACGACGACCAGGCGCTCATCGTCGACGACGAGGGCTCCCGCGTCGTGGACTCGACCGAGCCGGCCTAGCTGTGATGTCCTAGGAGACCTCGCGTCCGAGCACGAAGTCGTGCTCGATCGCACCGTTCATGTCGAACGTCTTCGTCCCGATCCGGGTGAAGCCCATCTTGGCGTAGAACTTCTGGGCGCGCTGATTCCCGGAGTGCACCCCCAGCCACGCGTACGACGAGCCGTGCGCGGCCGCCGCGTGGATCGCTGCCGTCATCAGCGCGTGGGCGGGCTTCTGCGCGTTGTGGGCGGCGTGGTGGTGGGGGAGGATGTACATCTTCGAGATCTCCGTGACGGCGCCGTTCGACATCGCCTTCGGTCCGCCCGATGCGGCGAGCACCGCGGCGCGGACGTCGTCGATCGTCGGCACCTCGTGGATCAGCAGCGAATAGCCGATGATCGGACCGTCGGCTCCGTCTCGGATGACGAGTACCTGCTTCACCGGGTCCTCGATGTGCTCGAC is part of the Gordonia phthalatica genome and harbors:
- a CDS encoding GNAT family N-acetyltransferase; the protein is MTATSISDTDSASSPDSVLVIETVTDTSQAAAIADVAAVTFPLACPPHSTPENIAAHIGQQLSTARFVEHIEDPVKQVLVIRDGADGPIIGYSLLIHEVPTIDDVRAAVLAASGGPKAMSNGAVTEISKMYILPHHHAAHNAQKPAHALMTAAIHAAAAHGSSYAWLGVHSGNQRAQKFYAKMGFTRIGTKTFDMNGAIEHDFVLGREVS